One window from the genome of Nicotiana tomentosiformis chromosome 5, ASM39032v3, whole genome shotgun sequence encodes:
- the LOC138891882 gene encoding uncharacterized protein, which yields MSSKITNSFLILILALFFTFSSSIAETPQTVHLISKLDNGTNPVQIKCQVNGALSADLTLKSGQDFQFTTNVKGKYNCEASWGRYIAAFDAFEPTRDKGHSIIYWWIKEDGFYLSWNKIDWKLIVEWESE from the coding sequence ATGTCTTCCAAAATTACCAACTCTTTCTTGATTCTCATTCTTGCTTTGTTTTTCACCTTCTCATCTTCTATTGCAGAAACCCCACAAACTGTTCACTTAATTAGCAAATTGGATAATGGTACAAACCCAGTCCAAATTAAATGCCAAGTAAATGGTGCACTTAGTGCTGATTTAACTCTTAAATCAGGCCAAGATTTTCAATTTACAACTAATGTGAAGGGTAAATATAATTGTGAAGCTTCTTGGGGTAGATATATTGCTGCATTTGATGCATTTGAACCAACAAGAGATAAAGGCCATTCTATTATTTATTGGTGGATAAAAGAAGATGGTTTTTATCTTAGTTGGAATAAAATTGATTGGAAGTTGATTGTAGAGTGGGAGTCTGAATAA